The following coding sequences lie in one Lolium perenne isolate Kyuss_39 chromosome 2, Kyuss_2.0, whole genome shotgun sequence genomic window:
- the LOC127332679 gene encoding oligouridylate-binding protein 1 → MLPQQQQNQAAALMQQAAALHSMYPMPPPPPHHHLLLGAAPPQQIEPILTGNLPPGFDTSTCRSVYVGNIHVQVTEAFLREIFQSVGLVDGCKLIRKEKSSYGFVDYYERRSAALAISTLNGRQIFGQPIRVNWAYASGQREDTTDHFNIFVGDLSPEVTDSALFAFFSGYSSSCSDARVMWDQKTGRSRGYGFVSFRNQQDAQIAINGLNGQWLGNRQIRCNWATKGANSGEDQQTSDLKSIADITNNFTENGKDKANIDAPENNTQYRTVYVGNLAHEVTQDVLHRFFHALGAGALEEVRVQHGKGFGFVKYTNHAEAALAIQMGNGRILGGKPIKCSWGNKPTPAGTTSVPLPPPAAPSLPAAADLLAYQRAIALNRMASTQALMQAQQTAVGMSVTNQAMYDGTFQNVGASQQQQQQLMYY, encoded by the exons ATGCTGCCCCAGCAGCAGCAGAACCAGGCCGCTGCGCTGATGCAGCAGGCGGCCGCGCTGCACTCCATGTACCCgatgccaccgccgccgccgcaccaccacctcctcctgggCGCCGCGCCGCCGCAGCAG ATAGAACCAATTCTTACTGGAAATCTGCCACCTGGTTTTGATACGAGTACATGCCGCAGTGT GTATGTCGGCAATATTCATGTTCAAGTGACAGAGGCATTTCTCCGGGAGATTTTTCAGAGTGTTGGTTTGGTTGACGGATGCAAGCTTATAAGAAAAGAGAAG TCCTCTTATGGTTTTGTTGACTACTATGAACGCAGATCAGCTGCCCTAGCAATTTCGACACTTAATGGGAGGCAAAT ttttgggcaGCCCATCAGGGTTAATTGGGCATATGCCAGCGGTCAGAGGGAGGATACAACAG ACCATTTCAATATATTTGTTGGTGATCTTAGCCCTGAGGTTACGGATTCGGCATTATTTGCATTCTTCTCAGGATATTCCTCTAGCTGCTC TGATGCTCGAGTTATGTGGGACCAAAAGACCGGAAGATCAAGAGGTTATGGTTTTGTTTCCTTTAGGAATCAACAG GATGCACAGATTGCCATAAATGGCTTAAATG GTCAATGGCTCGGAAATCGGCAAATTCGTTGCAACTGGGCAACAAAAGGTGCCAACAGTGGCGAGGACCAGCAAACATCAGATTTGAAAAGTATAGCTGATATAACTAACAATTTCACAG AAAATGGGAAGGACAAAGCAAACATAGATGCTCCAGAGAATAATACGCAGTACAGAACTGTTTATGTTGGGAACCTTGCTCATGAG GTTACTCAAGATGTGCTCCATCGTTTTTTCCACGCACTTGGTGCTGGAGCATTGGAGGAGGTGCGTGTCCAGCATGGTAAAGGCTTTGGATTTGTGAAGTACACCAACCATGCAGAAGCTGCCTTAGCAATTCAGATGGGTAATGGCCGTATTTTGGGCGGTAAACCGATCAAG TGTTCCTGGGGTAACAAGCCCACACCCGCTGGTACCACCTCTGTGCCTCTGCCTCCTCCCGCTGCTCCTAGCCTCCCTGCTGCAGCCGATCTCCTAGCATATCAACGGGCCATTGCCTTGAACAGGATGGCTTCAACCCAAGCATTGATGCAGGCTCAGCAAACAGCTGTGGGGATGAGCGTCACGAATCAGGCAATGTACGATGGAACTTTTCAGAACGTTGGTGCCTCAcaacagcagcagcaacaacTCATGTACTACTAA